Proteins co-encoded in one Nonomuraea helvata genomic window:
- a CDS encoding aromatic amino acid ammonia-lyase: protein MPVAEGSINLSAPLRSADLHRAATPVSVVVDEAVRNRVERGRDFLRGVLREEERPVYGATTGFGALVGFAGREEEADQCDNTLAHLGAGQGPDLAHDVSRAAILVRVWSLAQGASGVSAHVVDGLAAMFATTFVPAIPRYGSVGASGDLIPLAYATQALRGRGQAYVDDRRMPAAEALRHAGLTPLTLDGRDALALVNGTSLTTAATALALDSIRSSHRALQALTCLLADTLGCDPGFLDPRLLDAYGHRGAIDVAEGMRKTLSGISPTGTRALQEPYSIRCSPQLLGAAEDALRYVDGVVEADLSSVSDNPLFFPDDDLVVHGGNFFGQPAAFAADVLAMVAAQLGNLAERQLDLLVDPARNGGLPPMLAAGPGRQHGMQGVQLATTAFVAEIRRAAVPAGMQSLPTNLHNQDVVPFGTQAALRSHDMAALLRLLCGSLAVGLRQAAHVGARRPTAPSCAALLDALVEVIPPVDPDRPLDADVRRAGELLTAVLPL from the coding sequence ATGCCCGTTGCCGAAGGCTCCATCAACCTCAGCGCCCCGCTGCGCTCTGCCGACCTGCACCGCGCCGCGACACCGGTGTCCGTCGTGGTCGACGAGGCCGTCCGCAACCGCGTCGAGCGCGGCCGTGACTTCCTGCGTGGCGTGCTACGGGAGGAGGAACGCCCGGTCTACGGCGCGACCACCGGATTCGGCGCCCTGGTCGGGTTCGCCGGCCGGGAGGAGGAGGCGGACCAGTGTGACAACACCCTGGCCCACCTCGGTGCCGGGCAGGGGCCGGATCTGGCCCACGACGTGAGCCGGGCAGCGATTCTCGTGCGCGTGTGGTCTCTCGCACAGGGGGCGTCCGGGGTTTCGGCACACGTGGTCGACGGGCTTGCCGCGATGTTCGCGACGACGTTCGTCCCGGCGATCCCACGCTACGGTTCGGTCGGCGCGAGCGGAGACCTGATCCCGCTCGCCTATGCCACCCAGGCACTGCGTGGCCGGGGACAGGCGTATGTCGACGACCGGCGGATGCCCGCGGCCGAGGCGCTGCGCCATGCCGGGCTGACCCCGTTGACGCTCGACGGCCGGGACGCCCTCGCGCTCGTCAACGGCACGTCTCTCACCACCGCCGCGACCGCCCTGGCCCTGGACAGCATCCGGTCCTCCCACCGCGCGCTGCAGGCGCTCACCTGCCTGCTGGCCGACACGCTCGGCTGCGACCCGGGGTTCCTCGACCCGCGCCTCCTCGACGCCTACGGCCACCGCGGCGCGATCGACGTCGCCGAGGGCATGCGCAAGACCCTTTCCGGTATCAGCCCGACCGGCACACGCGCGCTGCAGGAGCCGTACAGCATCCGCTGCTCCCCACAACTGCTGGGCGCCGCCGAGGACGCTCTGCGCTACGTCGACGGTGTCGTCGAGGCCGACCTGTCCAGCGTCAGCGACAACCCGCTGTTCTTCCCCGATGATGACCTGGTCGTGCACGGCGGCAACTTCTTCGGGCAGCCGGCCGCGTTCGCCGCCGATGTCCTGGCGATGGTCGCCGCCCAGCTCGGCAACCTCGCCGAGCGGCAGCTCGACCTCCTCGTCGACCCGGCCCGCAACGGTGGCCTGCCCCCGATGCTCGCCGCCGGACCCGGCCGCCAACACGGGATGCAGGGGGTACAGCTCGCCACGACCGCGTTCGTCGCCGAGATCCGCCGCGCCGCCGTGCCCGCCGGCATGCAGAGCCTGCCGACCAACCTGCACAACCAGGACGTGGTGCCGTTCGGCACCCAGGCCGCCCTTCGCTCCCACGACATGGCCGCCCTACTGCGCCTGCTCTGCGGCTCGCTGGCGGTGGGACTGCGACAGGCAGCGCACGTCGGCGCCCGCCGCCCCACAGCTCCGAGCTGCGCGGCACTCCTCGACGCGCTGGTTGAGGTGATCCCTCCGGTCGATCCCGACCGCCCGTTGGACGCCGATGTCCGCAGGGCCGGCGAGCTGCTCACCGCCGTACTCCCTCTGTAA